From a single Micromonospora sp. WMMD1102 genomic region:
- a CDS encoding DHA2 family efflux MFS transporter permease subunit: MSSAPTLGGASAATPVPERPIEAAGATSDPGTPARPLAAVLAAVGIPMFMVTLDNLVVTTALPVIRTELGASLTDLQWFVNAYTLPFAALLLTAAALGDRVGRRRLFLAGIALFTLASAACALATEPWMLTAARAVQGLAGAAVMPLSLTLLAAAVPDRLRDAAIGIWGGISGLGVAVGPVVGGAVVEGLDWTWIFWLNVPVGLLALLLAATVLRESHGPAARLDPVGLVLSTAGVFALVWGVVHGQDHGWTSTRALVALIGGGVLVVGFLGWETRTPVPMLPLRLFRSRAFSVVNVVAFTFSLGVFGSVFLLAQFFQVAQGHSPLDAGIRTMPWTMAPMVVAPLAGLLVGRLGVRTLVVAGQAMLAVALGWLALASTAEVDYAVLVVPLALAGIGMGLTFAPMSTATMASVPVESRGVASGTNNSVRELGVAVGVAVLASVFAANGAYTSPASFVQGLTPAVLVGAAVVATGALAALLLPRRGQ; this comes from the coding sequence ATGTCCAGTGCGCCCACCCTCGGCGGTGCCAGCGCCGCGACCCCCGTGCCGGAACGACCGATCGAGGCCGCCGGAGCGACGAGCGACCCCGGAACCCCCGCGCGACCGCTGGCGGCCGTGCTCGCCGCCGTCGGCATACCGATGTTCATGGTCACCCTGGACAACCTGGTGGTCACCACGGCACTGCCGGTGATCCGGACCGAGCTCGGCGCGTCCCTGACCGACCTCCAGTGGTTCGTCAACGCCTACACGCTGCCGTTCGCCGCCCTGCTGCTCACCGCCGCCGCACTCGGCGACCGGGTCGGCCGCCGCCGGCTGTTCCTCGCCGGCATCGCGCTGTTCACCCTCGCCTCCGCCGCCTGCGCCCTGGCCACCGAACCCTGGATGCTCACCGCCGCCCGAGCCGTGCAGGGCCTGGCCGGCGCGGCCGTGATGCCGCTCTCGCTCACCCTGCTCGCCGCCGCCGTCCCCGACCGGCTCCGGGACGCCGCGATCGGGATCTGGGGCGGGATCAGCGGCCTCGGCGTCGCGGTCGGCCCGGTGGTCGGCGGCGCGGTGGTCGAGGGCCTCGACTGGACCTGGATCTTCTGGCTGAACGTGCCGGTGGGACTGCTCGCCCTGCTGCTGGCCGCGACCGTGCTGCGCGAGTCGCACGGCCCGGCCGCCCGGCTCGACCCGGTCGGGCTGGTGCTGAGTACGGCCGGGGTGTTCGCCCTGGTCTGGGGGGTGGTGCACGGGCAGGACCACGGCTGGACCTCGACCCGGGCGCTGGTCGCCCTGATCGGCGGCGGCGTACTTGTCGTCGGGTTCCTCGGCTGGGAGACCCGGACCCCGGTACCGATGCTGCCACTGCGGCTCTTCCGGTCCCGCGCCTTCAGCGTGGTGAACGTGGTGGCGTTCACCTTCTCGCTCGGCGTCTTCGGCTCGGTCTTCCTGCTCGCCCAGTTCTTCCAGGTGGCGCAGGGGCACAGCCCGCTGGACGCCGGCATCCGGACGATGCCGTGGACCATGGCACCGATGGTGGTCGCCCCGCTGGCCGGGCTGCTGGTCGGCCGGCTCGGCGTGCGCACCCTGGTCGTCGCCGGGCAGGCGATGCTGGCCGTCGCGCTGGGCTGGCTCGCCCTGGCCAGCACCGCCGAGGTCGACTATGCCGTCCTGGTGGTGCCGCTGGCGCTGGCCGGGATCGGCATGGGCCTGACCTTCGCGCCGATGAGCACCGCCACGATGGCCAGTGTGCCCGTCGAGTCCCGGGGAGTCGCCTCCGGCACCAACAACAGCGTCCGGGAACTCGGGGTCGCCGTCGGGGTGGCGGTGCTGGCCTCCGTCTTCGCGGCCAACGGCGCCTACACCAGCCCTGCCTCCTTCGTGCAGGGCCTCACCCCGGCCGTACTCGTCGGCGCGGCCGTCGTCGCCACCGGCGCCCTGGCCGCCCTCCTCCTCCCCCGCAGAGGGCAGTGA
- a CDS encoding SDR family oxidoreductase has translation MAERLAVVSGGATGIGAAVAEGLVSDGYDVIVVGRRAEPLEQTATRIGKQLDRPGSVQAVPADLTDPAQLGRVVEAVAGRTVDAVVNNAGGYLDGDSSTLDGVAARWRANLDSNVLTAVLLTEALRPALRRPGGRVLLISSIAAQRGGGGPYSAAKAALHGWGYHLAQELGPEQITVNVISPGYVVDTEFFDGRMTPEGHRRRVDATLVGRAGEPADIAAAVRYLVSPAAGYVTGQVLGVNGGSVLGR, from the coding sequence ATGGCGGAAAGACTGGCGGTGGTCAGCGGTGGCGCGACCGGGATCGGCGCGGCCGTCGCGGAGGGCCTGGTCTCCGACGGGTACGACGTCATCGTGGTCGGTCGGCGCGCCGAACCACTGGAGCAGACCGCGACCCGGATCGGAAAGCAACTCGACCGGCCTGGCTCGGTCCAGGCGGTACCGGCGGACCTGACCGACCCGGCACAGCTCGGCCGGGTCGTCGAGGCGGTCGCCGGACGCACCGTCGACGCGGTGGTCAACAACGCGGGCGGTTACCTGGACGGCGATTCGTCCACCCTGGACGGCGTGGCCGCGCGGTGGCGGGCCAACCTCGACAGCAACGTGCTCACCGCCGTACTGCTGACCGAGGCGCTCCGGCCGGCACTGCGCCGCCCCGGCGGTCGGGTACTGCTGATCAGCTCGATCGCGGCACAGCGCGGCGGCGGCGGGCCGTACTCGGCGGCGAAGGCGGCGCTGCACGGCTGGGGTTACCACCTGGCCCAGGAACTCGGGCCGGAGCAGATCACGGTCAACGTGATCAGCCCGGGTTACGTCGTCGACACCGAGTTCTTCGACGGCCGGATGACGCCGGAGGGGCACCGGCGGCGGGTCGACGCGACCCTGGTGGGGCGGGCCGGCGAGCCGGCCGATATCGCAGCGGCGGTCAGATATCTGGTCAGCCCGGCGGCCGGGTACGTCACCGGCCAGGTGCTCGGCGTGAACGGCGGCTCGGTCCTCGGCCGCTGA
- a CDS encoding branched-chain amino acid ABC transporter permease has translation MTGLKTGSGVSAAAVTAEADPPTAPPTAPPAAGSAPASRRNWRSALRTWSPLLVLLVFAALPYSTLSVPGVFDGPLNGPGTLQLLAICLVFGGLAAGYDLLFGRTGMLSFGHALYFAAGVYGTDILVTRAGLPLWQAALLTLVGGTILAGLLGAIALRTAGIAFAMVTLAFAQVGAILVARDFGGLTGGEEGLSLDVSGLPAMLVGVGNTVNLYWLALAYLALVVFVVHRVTGSPTGRVLAGLRDDERRVGVLGLDPYRFKLLAFTLAGGLATAGGAIYCLLVGGASPHVTSSELTLSLLVMVVLGGPGTRWGPVLGGMLYMYLDHRLTAFGASSAVDSLPGVLSGPLSQPLFVLGTVFILAVYFFPGGLASLSTRLAPFRTLLPTRPRPPRRSS, from the coding sequence ATGACCGGCCTGAAGACGGGCTCCGGGGTGTCGGCCGCGGCCGTGACGGCGGAGGCCGACCCGCCTACCGCACCGCCGACCGCACCGCCGGCCGCCGGTTCCGCACCGGCATCCCGCCGGAACTGGCGGTCGGCCCTGCGCACCTGGTCACCACTGCTGGTGCTGCTGGTCTTCGCGGCCCTGCCGTACTCGACGCTCTCGGTACCGGGGGTCTTCGACGGGCCGCTGAACGGGCCGGGGACGCTGCAACTGCTCGCCATCTGCCTGGTCTTCGGTGGCCTGGCCGCCGGCTACGACCTGCTGTTCGGCCGGACCGGCATGCTCTCCTTCGGGCACGCGCTCTATTTCGCGGCCGGCGTCTACGGCACCGACATCCTGGTCACCCGGGCCGGACTGCCGCTGTGGCAGGCCGCCCTGCTGACCCTGGTCGGCGGCACCATCCTGGCCGGGCTGCTCGGGGCGATCGCGCTGCGTACCGCCGGGATCGCGTTCGCGATGGTGACCCTGGCGTTCGCCCAGGTCGGTGCGATCCTGGTGGCCCGGGACTTCGGCGGGCTCACCGGCGGCGAGGAGGGACTCTCGCTGGACGTGTCGGGGCTGCCGGCGATGCTGGTCGGGGTCGGCAACACCGTCAACCTGTACTGGTTGGCCCTGGCCTATCTCGCCCTGGTCGTCTTCGTGGTGCACCGGGTGACCGGCTCGCCCACCGGCCGGGTACTCGCCGGGCTGCGCGACGACGAGCGGCGGGTCGGGGTGCTCGGGCTCGACCCGTACCGGTTCAAGCTGCTGGCGTTCACCCTGGCCGGCGGGCTCGCCACCGCCGGTGGGGCGATCTACTGCCTGCTGGTCGGCGGCGCCTCGCCGCACGTCACCTCCTCCGAGCTGACCCTGTCCCTGCTGGTCATGGTGGTGCTGGGCGGGCCCGGCACCCGCTGGGGGCCGGTGCTCGGCGGCATGCTCTACATGTACCTGGACCACCGGCTGACCGCCTTCGGCGCCTCGTCGGCGGTGGACTCGCTGCCGGGGGTGCTGAGCGGGCCGCTGTCCCAGCCGCTCTTCGTGCTCGGCACCGTCTTCATCCTGGCGGTCTACTTCTTCCCCGGCGGCCTGGCCAGCCTCTCCACCCGCCTAGCCCCCTTCCGCACCCTCCTACCCACCCGCCCCCGCCCCCCTCGCCGCTCTTCATGA
- a CDS encoding TetR/AcrR family transcriptional regulator gives MSRTRLTAAERGEQLAEAAVRAFAISGYAGTSTDDVARLAGVSQPYVIRLFGSKQRLFIAAVEHAVARIEQVFRDAAERSPDLESLGEAYDELLAERDLLTLLLHGFAASSDPVIGSAVRDCFGGIYRLIRELTGADEDETRAFLSSGMLLTVLASMRALGPGAVQPEPWVAEIAGSFDKSRAEPAG, from the coding sequence ATGTCCAGGACCCGGCTGACCGCCGCCGAGCGCGGCGAACAGCTCGCCGAGGCCGCCGTCAGGGCGTTCGCCATCTCCGGCTACGCCGGCACCTCCACCGACGACGTCGCCCGGCTGGCCGGGGTCTCCCAGCCGTACGTCATCCGGCTGTTCGGCTCCAAGCAACGGCTCTTCATCGCCGCCGTCGAGCACGCCGTCGCCCGGATCGAGCAGGTTTTCCGGGACGCGGCCGAGCGCTCGCCCGACCTGGAGAGCCTCGGCGAGGCGTACGACGAGCTGCTGGCCGAACGGGACCTGCTGACCCTGCTCCTGCACGGCTTCGCGGCCAGCTCCGACCCGGTGATCGGCAGCGCCGTGCGCGACTGCTTCGGTGGGATCTACCGGCTGATCCGGGAACTGACCGGCGCGGACGAGGACGAGACCAGGGCGTTCCTCAGCAGCGGGATGCTGCTCACCGTACTGGCCTCGATGCGGGCGCTCGGGCCCGGCGCGGTGCAGCCGGAACCGTGGGTGGCGGAGATCGCCGGGTCGTTCGACAAGTCCCGTGCCGAGCCTGCCGGGTAG
- a CDS encoding branched-chain amino acid ABC transporter permease produces MSTIVLLTLTGLGLAALYFLVASGLSLVFGLADVLNFAHGLFLSVGAYATWWAAGNLPGAGPSGLGFVLAVAFGVVAGAVVGMAVELVMIRPLYSRTIEQVLVTVGLSLAGVALLQATWGADPRPFPRPDWTQRVTSILGAKVPNSGLLLVVAAALVLAALLGFLRYTRYGLVIRAGVENREMVTALGIDVRRAFTLVFAIGGAAAALAGALGGVYFGSVSPSQGGSLLIFAFIVVVIGGMGSVVGSAYAAVAVGLLQQFVNYYGTSGAGDICVVALLAIVLLLRPQGIAGRAATT; encoded by the coding sequence ATGAGCACGATCGTGCTGCTGACGCTCACCGGGCTGGGCCTGGCCGCGCTCTACTTCCTGGTCGCCTCCGGACTCTCCCTGGTGTTCGGGCTGGCCGACGTGCTCAACTTCGCGCACGGGCTGTTCCTCTCCGTCGGGGCGTACGCCACCTGGTGGGCGGCGGGGAATCTGCCCGGTGCCGGCCCCTCCGGGCTCGGCTTCGTCCTCGCGGTCGCGTTCGGCGTCGTCGCCGGTGCGGTGGTCGGGATGGCCGTCGAACTGGTGATGATCCGGCCGCTCTACTCCCGCACCATCGAGCAGGTACTCGTCACCGTCGGGCTCTCGCTGGCCGGGGTGGCCCTGCTCCAGGCGACCTGGGGCGCGGACCCGCGACCGTTCCCGCGCCCGGACTGGACCCAGCGGGTCACCTCGATCCTCGGCGCCAAGGTGCCGAACTCCGGCCTCCTGCTGGTCGTCGCCGCCGCCCTGGTGCTGGCCGCGCTGCTCGGCTTTCTCCGCTACACCCGCTACGGCCTGGTGATCCGGGCCGGGGTGGAGAACCGGGAGATGGTCACCGCGCTCGGCATCGACGTGCGGAGGGCGTTCACCCTGGTCTTCGCGATCGGCGGGGCGGCTGCCGCGCTGGCCGGTGCGCTCGGCGGGGTCTACTTCGGCTCGGTCTCGCCGAGCCAGGGCGGATCACTGCTGATCTTCGCCTTCATCGTGGTGGTGATCGGCGGGATGGGCTCGGTCGTCGGGTCCGCGTACGCCGCCGTCGCGGTGGGCCTGCTCCAGCAGTTCGTCAACTACTACGGCACCTCCGGGGCCGGGGACATCTGCGTGGTCGCGCTGCTGGCGATCGTGCTGCTGCTCCGCCCGCAGGGCATCGCCGGAAGGGCGGCGACCACATGA
- a CDS encoding BTAD domain-containing putative transcriptional regulator, whose product MVEAVRFEILGPLRAWHADRELELGPGKQRAVLTVLLLQAGRPVPTNRIVDAVWAEEPPANGTNVVQKYVAGLRRVLEPGRSPRTPGQVLSLTDAGYLLRVGRDDVDALRFEWSARQATAARDAGRWPEAATGLRAALDLWRGEPLPGLTGPFFDAARHRLVELRTSALESWAELELRLGHHHEVVGELARLVAQFPVRERLRGLLMLALYREGRQAEALDTFREVRTLLRDEHGLEPGEPLQELHRRILRSDPTLAAPDRPAGPATPAPAAPTRAAPTRAEAVPAGTVAAGTAAAGTAAAGTFAAPGSAAPVEPAAPLEPVASAAPLEPVASAAPLEPVEPVASVEPAASLESVEPVASVASVQPVASAEPAVPAADARPAPSTGLPVVSVPPPVSLPPPFLPITAPPGGGQHGAPLHWTSIAGTVVGAVGILLTFGMLSWLVAFVYAWRRRSWWLLAAGFGYLVVAAGFIVAMETGDPEAPATTGESFAIFGLLLVNWLGGVLHVVLLNRGVQNFLGRGRRPPSPAVPRSATEQRVRREHARYLLYHYPSARRELRIGRPDLPRNFDDGGLIDINAVAEHVVLGLPGPSPEQSRHILVDRLVRGPYASLEQLVARCLLPMEVADSLREVLLFLPPLARPEPTAPAELDA is encoded by the coding sequence ATGGTGGAGGCGGTGCGCTTCGAGATCCTCGGGCCGCTGCGCGCCTGGCACGCCGACCGCGAACTGGAGCTGGGGCCGGGCAAGCAGCGGGCCGTGTTGACCGTCCTGCTGCTACAGGCCGGGCGCCCGGTGCCGACGAACCGGATCGTCGACGCCGTCTGGGCCGAGGAGCCTCCGGCGAACGGCACGAACGTGGTGCAGAAGTACGTCGCCGGGCTGCGCCGGGTGCTGGAGCCCGGGCGGTCGCCGCGTACTCCCGGTCAGGTGCTCAGCCTGACCGACGCCGGCTATCTGCTGCGGGTCGGCCGGGACGACGTCGACGCCCTGCGCTTCGAGTGGTCGGCCCGGCAGGCGACGGCGGCCCGGGACGCCGGACGCTGGCCGGAGGCGGCGACCGGACTGCGTGCCGCGCTCGACCTCTGGCGCGGTGAGCCGCTGCCCGGCCTGACCGGGCCGTTCTTCGACGCCGCCCGGCACCGGCTGGTGGAGCTGCGTACCTCCGCGCTGGAGAGCTGGGCCGAACTGGAGCTGCGACTCGGCCACCATCACGAGGTGGTCGGCGAGCTGGCCCGACTTGTCGCCCAGTTCCCGGTACGGGAACGGTTGCGTGGCCTGCTGATGCTGGCGCTCTACCGGGAGGGCCGGCAGGCGGAGGCGCTGGACACGTTCCGCGAGGTCCGCACCCTGCTCCGCGACGAGCACGGGCTGGAGCCCGGCGAGCCGCTTCAGGAGTTGCACCGGCGGATCCTGCGCTCCGATCCGACGCTGGCCGCCCCCGACCGGCCCGCCGGACCGGCCACACCCGCCCCGGCCGCACCGACTCGGGCCGCACCGACTCGGGCGGAAGCGGTTCCGGCTGGGACGGTTGCCGCTGGGACGGCTGCCGCTGGAACGGCTGCCGCTGGGACGTTCGCGGCCCCCGGATCGGCCGCGCCGGTCGAGCCGGCCGCGCCGCTCGAACCTGTCGCGTCGGCCGCGCCGCTCGAACCTGTCGCGTCGGCCGCGCCGCTCGAACCTGTCGAACCTGTCGCGTCGGTCGAGCCTGCCGCGTCGCTCGAATCTGTCGAACCGGTCGCCTCGGTCGCGTCGGTCCAACCTGTCGCGTCGGCAGAGCCGGCGGTACCCGCTGCGGATGCGCGGCCGGCGCCGTCCACGGGGTTGCCGGTGGTTTCGGTGCCGCCACCGGTGTCGTTGCCGCCGCCGTTCCTGCCGATCACGGCGCCGCCGGGTGGCGGACAGCACGGTGCCCCGCTGCACTGGACCAGCATCGCCGGCACCGTGGTCGGGGCGGTCGGCATCCTGCTCACCTTCGGGATGCTCAGCTGGCTGGTCGCCTTCGTCTACGCCTGGCGGCGCCGCAGCTGGTGGCTGCTGGCGGCCGGATTCGGCTATCTCGTGGTGGCGGCCGGATTCATCGTCGCCATGGAGACCGGCGACCCGGAGGCTCCGGCGACCACGGGGGAGTCCTTCGCGATCTTCGGCCTCCTCCTGGTGAACTGGCTCGGCGGCGTCCTGCACGTGGTCCTGCTCAACCGCGGGGTGCAGAATTTCCTCGGCCGTGGCCGGCGACCGCCGTCACCGGCCGTCCCGCGCAGCGCCACCGAGCAGCGGGTACGCCGGGAGCACGCCCGCTACCTGCTCTACCACTACCCGAGCGCCCGTAGGGAGCTGCGGATCGGCCGGCCCGACCTGCCGCGCAACTTCGACGACGGTGGCCTGATCGACATCAACGCCGTCGCCGAGCACGTCGTGCTGGGGCTGCCCGGACCGTCGCCGGAGCAGAGCCGGCACATCCTGGTGGACCGCCTGGTACGCGGACCGTACGCCTCCCTGGAGCAACTGGTCGCCCGCTGCCTGCTGCCGATGGAGGTGGCCGACTCGCTCCGCGAGGTACTCCTCTTCCTGCCCCCGCTGGCCCGCCCGGAGCCGACGGCCCCGGCCGAGCTGGACGCCTGA